One window of the Candidatus Paceibacterota bacterium genome contains the following:
- a CDS encoding pyruvate kinase, with translation MKTSRAQILATIGPHSGEREILRSMIEHQMDVARLNFSWGSLEERLQQIQIIREVGKEVGRNIPIVIDLPGPRVQEEAGHTYNHTAISSLTEHDKGFIQFGADQGVEYIALSFVGNAHDVEVCRKEIQVHGGNQRIISKIERSVAIEFIDEIIAASDAIMVARGDMGNEVPIEQIPFVQDMIIKKCKAAGKPVITATQMLISMVDNPVPTRAEVSDVAQAILEGSDVVMLSDETAKGAYPVEAVTVMEKIVLEAEKHMRGAPHINPL, from the coding sequence ATGAAGACATCACGCGCACAAATACTCGCAACCATTGGCCCACACTCTGGAGAACGAGAAATCTTACGATCAATGATTGAGCATCAGATGGATGTTGCCCGACTTAATTTTTCATGGGGAAGTCTAGAAGAACGACTACAGCAAATTCAGATAATTAGAGAAGTTGGAAAGGAAGTTGGTAGAAACATTCCAATCGTCATCGACCTTCCGGGCCCTCGCGTACAGGAAGAAGCGGGTCATACATATAATCACACTGCAATTTCATCACTTACGGAGCACGATAAGGGGTTTATTCAGTTTGGAGCTGACCAGGGTGTTGAGTACATCGCACTTTCGTTTGTGGGAAATGCACACGATGTTGAGGTGTGCAGAAAAGAAATACAGGTTCACGGTGGTAACCAACGCATTATTTCAAAGATTGAACGCAGTGTGGCGATTGAATTTATTGATGAAATTATTGCTGCCTCAGACGCAATCATGGTTGCACGAGGAGATATGGGAAATGAAGTTCCAATTGAGCAAATTCCGTTTGTGCAAGACATGATTATCAAAAAATGTAAGGCGGCAGGAAAACCCGTCATCACCGCTACTCAAATGCTTATCTCAATGGTGGACAATCCTGTCCCAACACGTGCAGAGGTCAGTGATGTTGCGCAAGCAATTCTCGAGGGCTCGGACGTTGTGATGCTTTCTGATGAAACCGCAAAAGGAGCGTACCCAGTTGAAGCGGTAACTGTTATGGAAAAGATCGTACTTGAGGCAGAAAAACACATGCGTGGAGCCCCACATATTAATCCGTTATAA
- a CDS encoding metalloregulator ArsR/SmtB family transcription factor — MNTIETTKLPPSVKVTLKTRLPQEAYDKNANIYKVLANPKRLEILNLLKGGEMGVELMLKITGLSKANLSQHLALMRHSGLVQTRRQGQNIFYRIIDPRIVEPCKILHDLRTKRLVM; from the coding sequence ATGAATACTATCGAAACTACGAAACTACCACCGAGTGTGAAAGTGACATTGAAGACTCGTCTTCCGCAGGAAGCATATGATAAGAATGCCAATATCTATAAGGTACTTGCTAACCCAAAGCGTTTAGAAATTCTAAATCTACTTAAGGGAGGGGAGATGGGGGTAGAGTTGATGTTGAAGATAACAGGACTTTCAAAAGCAAACCTATCTCAACACCTAGCACTCATGAGACATAGTGGTCTTGTGCAGACCAGAAGACAAGGGCAGAATATCTTTTATCGAATTATTGATCCTCGAATAGTTGAGCCGTGTAAGATTTTGCACGACCTTCGCACAAAACGTTTGGTGATGTAA
- a CDS encoding RluA family pseudouridine synthase: protein MKNTKLKVIAESPDFLVIDKPAGIMVHGDGRSTDTTIADLVTEQYPEIVGVGESIEVKEGPAIIRPGIVHRLDKDTSGVLLIARTTKSFQHFKEMFKDRDMGKEYVAYVHGHIKEDEVTIDRPIARSRGDFRQWSAARGSRGGEREAVTHIKVLNRGFDAELINKGGKRIERLRAWDAAKVSLISVEPETGRTHQIRVHCKVVNHPVIHDTLYAPRRLSLLGFTRLALHARKLSFKDTKGKEWVVESPLPEDFKNAEKQFKGVEEAEVDKI from the coding sequence ATGAAGAATACTAAGCTCAAGGTTATAGCTGAAAGTCCTGATTTCCTGGTTATTGATAAACCAGCAGGAATTATGGTCCATGGTGACGGACGATCAACTGATACCACTATCGCAGACCTGGTGACTGAACAGTACCCAGAGATTGTTGGGGTGGGTGAGTCTATTGAAGTAAAAGAAGGACCGGCAATTATTCGTCCAGGGATTGTACATCGACTTGATAAAGACACATCAGGTGTACTTTTGATTGCCAGAACAACAAAGTCATTCCAGCACTTCAAGGAGATGTTTAAGGATCGAGATATGGGTAAAGAGTACGTGGCATATGTCCATGGCCATATAAAAGAAGATGAGGTGACAATTGACCGACCGATCGCACGAAGTCGAGGAGACTTCCGACAGTGGTCTGCAGCCCGTGGTTCACGCGGAGGCGAGAGAGAAGCAGTAACACACATCAAAGTACTCAATCGTGGATTTGATGCAGAACTCATTAATAAAGGAGGAAAGAGGATTGAGCGTTTGAGAGCGTGGGATGCAGCAAAAGTTAGCTTGATTAGTGTTGAACCTGAAACTGGACGAACACACCAGATCCGTGTGCACTGTAAGGTGGTTAATCATCCAGTGATTCACGATACGTTGTACGCTCCACGACGTCTTTCACTTCTTGGTTTTACACGTTTGGCACTACACGCACGTAAGTTGTCATTTAAAGATACTAAAGGAAAAGAGTGGGTAGTCGAGTCACCACTACCTGAAGATTTCAAGAATGCAGAAAAGCAGTTCAAGGGGGTAGAAGAGGCAGAAGTTGATAAAATCTAG
- the rplS gene encoding 50S ribosomal protein L19, producing MKTAAKISPVNIKARQELDIRAGDTVKVHQKIKEGDKSRIQIFEGLVLARKHGAEAGGTFTVRKVASGVGVERIFPLFAPSIEKVEVTKRSKVRRAKLYHIREKATKEVSRQLRREVTAPETKSLAHEGVPAEEKSAE from the coding sequence ATGAAGACAGCAGCAAAGATTTCACCGGTCAATATTAAGGCTCGCCAAGAGCTCGATATTCGTGCTGGAGACACCGTTAAGGTGCATCAAAAAATTAAAGAAGGAGATAAGAGCCGAATCCAGATTTTCGAAGGTCTTGTACTTGCACGAAAGCATGGAGCTGAGGCAGGAGGAACATTTACAGTCCGAAAGGTTGCAAGTGGAGTAGGAGTAGAAAGAATTTTCCCACTATTCGCTCCTAGTATTGAAAAGGTAGAAGTTACAAAGCGATCAAAGGTTCGTCGCGCAAAGCTCTATCACATTCGTGAAAAGGCAACAAAGGAAGTTAGCCGACAGCTCCGCCGTGAAGTAACTGCTCCTGAGACAAAGTCTCTCGCCCACGAAGGGGTTCCTGCAGAAGAAAAATCAGCAGAATAA
- a CDS encoding pitrilysin family protein, producing MAIMTNTPFTPTPASSKDPYLFLHEEYKGVSIYSNKLDWAPCVHIRFGFFVGAVDDPTGKEGLSHFLEHLPFNGSKAFPDIEAVKQFSKDFLLDSFNARTSSNSTMYQCRALPEHAIEAIRGMADICFNPLLTDADIERERNIITQEAWGRLRNQKYINHLRREIGSIYQNHPAGRFYSPLGWPETIAATTAEDLRSWHKAQYHRGNLCVVLVGAVTDSQIETVKQTIDLMPEGARLPDLTPPTGWPTPKEEHIEVTSGEIGIPSEQATIYYSRILPTNHHTLAVGNITRAFLHEILFTELREKRGLLYGLSADISINKDITEHSIYIDLGDDKIAEAETAVRNEIDKILTGAYANIFEKEKRLRIDRIKAAEFNSGSIANDAFSDIEYFDHPITLAENLREAEAVTHEDAVNLIREVLRPETLYRGIIRASK from the coding sequence ATGGCAATCATGACCAATACACCATTTACTCCAACTCCCGCATCTTCAAAAGACCCATACCTATTTCTTCACGAAGAATATAAAGGTGTATCGATATACTCAAATAAACTAGATTGGGCACCGTGTGTACATATTCGATTTGGTTTTTTTGTAGGAGCAGTTGACGATCCAACTGGAAAAGAGGGCCTTTCCCACTTCCTGGAACACCTTCCGTTTAATGGTTCAAAAGCTTTCCCTGATATTGAAGCGGTAAAACAATTCTCAAAAGATTTTCTCCTTGATAGTTTCAACGCACGTACAAGCTCAAACTCAACGATGTACCAGTGTCGCGCACTTCCAGAACACGCAATCGAAGCAATCCGTGGAATGGCAGATATTTGTTTTAACCCACTACTCACTGACGCTGATATCGAACGTGAACGTAACATCATCACCCAAGAAGCATGGGGGCGACTACGAAATCAAAAATATATTAACCACCTCAGACGAGAGATCGGTAGCATCTATCAAAACCATCCTGCTGGCCGTTTTTATAGTCCTCTTGGATGGCCCGAGACAATCGCAGCAACTACAGCCGAAGATCTCCGCTCATGGCACAAAGCACAGTACCACCGTGGAAACTTATGTGTAGTTCTTGTTGGTGCAGTGACCGACAGCCAGATCGAAACTGTAAAACAAACAATTGATCTCATGCCAGAAGGCGCTCGCCTGCCAGACCTTACTCCACCAACTGGGTGGCCAACTCCAAAAGAAGAACACATCGAGGTCACATCTGGAGAGATTGGTATTCCATCAGAACAAGCAACAATTTATTATTCTCGTATTCTTCCGACAAACCACCATACACTTGCTGTTGGAAACATCACTCGAGCATTTCTTCACGAAATCCTTTTTACTGAACTCCGCGAAAAACGTGGACTACTGTACGGACTTTCTGCTGACATCTCAATTAACAAAGACATCACCGAGCACTCAATCTACATTGACCTTGGAGACGATAAGATTGCCGAAGCAGAAACTGCAGTACGAAATGAAATAGATAAAATACTTACCGGTGCATACGCAAATATCTTTGAGAAAGAGAAGAGGTTAAGAATCGACCGAATTAAAGCAGCAGAGTTTAATTCAGGAAGCATTGCAAACGACGCCTTCAGTGACATCGAGTATTTTGACCACCCAATTACTCTCGCTGAAAACCTTCGAGAAGCAGAAGCAGTGACACACGAAGACGCGGTAAATCTTATTAGAGAAGTATTACGTCCAGAAACACTTTACAGAGGAATCATTAGAGCTTCGAAATAA